One region of uncultured Sulfurimonas sp. genomic DNA includes:
- a CDS encoding efflux RND transporter permease subunit translates to MFEKFEKAVLNGIQSGLQRKIILFGTLIAFILSVLMIAPSKMVLAKMLPGKNNDTFNIYATLANGSSIEQTKEVTDCIVGYIQKENEVLDIEVFLGMGAPLDFAGLIKGSHFKNSENVAEIVLNLTKKHDRSEPSYMMVQRIRPVIVKNCESLHPQTVVSFVEPPAGPPVLAAIVAEVYGSDADGIRELSNRVSDVFKKTDGLVDIDIMQDEIYDTFEIQVDSTKVSRSGISIKQLNDILYLAFEGMQISVKNSDVYNDQIPIYLSLSQDSKRFTTKDINAIKAKLSSLKLMNQMGMMTPITELVSIYPKKSNPLIMSKNLHQMTNVMAETDMLSQVYPLMDARNMILDTFSDKYEIEKTGLFNLKLTDKITKNVYQIIWDGEMEVTLDTFVELGAAFIAALILIFLLMVIYYKSYTLSGIILLGSFLSIIGVIVGHWIMDIFTADTFFLTATSLIGFIALIGISSRNSLLLIDFTKSLMSEKKMNKAEAIAYATATRAKPIFLTAAAIILASTLLAGDAVFGGLGVALIFGTIAAVVASLIVVPVLLFKADLQKHFNLA, encoded by the coding sequence ATGTTTGAGAAATTTGAAAAGGCTGTTTTAAATGGCATCCAAAGTGGTTTACAAAGAAAAATTATCTTATTTGGAACTCTTATAGCTTTCATACTTTCAGTGCTTATGATCGCTCCAAGTAAAATGGTTTTGGCAAAAATGCTTCCTGGAAAAAATAATGATACTTTTAACATCTATGCAACGCTTGCAAATGGAAGTTCAATAGAACAGACAAAGGAAGTTACAGACTGTATAGTCGGCTATATACAAAAAGAAAACGAAGTTTTAGATATAGAAGTTTTTTTAGGTATGGGTGCTCCACTTGATTTTGCAGGTTTAATTAAAGGTTCACATTTCAAAAACTCTGAAAATGTTGCAGAAATAGTTTTAAACCTTACAAAAAAACATGACAGAAGTGAACCCTCATATATGATGGTTCAGCGTATAAGACCCGTTATTGTAAAAAATTGTGAATCGTTGCATCCTCAAACAGTTGTATCTTTCGTAGAACCTCCAGCAGGTCCTCCAGTTTTAGCGGCTATAGTTGCTGAAGTTTATGGTAGTGATGCTGATGGAATTAGAGAGTTATCAAATAGAGTCTCAGATGTATTTAAAAAGACAGATGGTTTAGTTGACATAGATATTATGCAAGATGAAATTTATGACACTTTTGAGATTCAGGTTGATAGTACAAAAGTATCTCGTTCAGGCATAAGCATAAAACAGTTAAATGACATATTATATTTAGCTTTTGAGGGAATGCAAATATCTGTAAAAAATTCTGATGTTTATAATGATCAAATTCCTATTTATTTATCTCTCTCTCAAGATTCAAAAAGGTTTACAACTAAAGATATTAATGCCATAAAAGCTAAGCTTTCATCTTTAAAACTTATGAATCAAATGGGAATGATGACTCCTATTACAGAGTTAGTTAGCATCTATCCTAAAAAATCAAACCCTCTTATTATGAGTAAAAATCTTCATCAAATGACAAATGTTATGGCTGAGACGGATATGCTCTCCCAAGTATATCCTCTAATGGATGCAAGAAATATGATTTTAGATACATTTAGTGATAAATATGAAATAGAAAAAACAGGTCTATTTAATCTAAAACTTACAGATAAAATAACAAAAAATGTTTATCAAATAATCTGGGATGGAGAGATGGAAGTCACTCTAGATACTTTTGTTGAACTTGGTGCTGCATTTATAGCTGCACTAATTCTTATCTTTTTGTTAATGGTCATCTACTACAAAAGCTACACTCTAAGTGGCATCATTCTTTTAGGTTCTTTTTTATCTATAATAGGAGTAATTGTAGGTCATTGGATTATGGACATTTTTACAGCTGACACTTTCTTTTTAACTGCGACATCACTTATCGGATTTATAGCGCTTATAGGTATCAGTTCTCGTAATTCACTCCTACTTATAGACTTTACAAAATCACTTATGAGTGAAAAAAAGATGAACAAAGCAGAAGCTATAGCTTACGCTACAGCAACACGTGCTAAGCCTATTTTTCTAACAGCAGCAGCTATTATTTTAGCATCTACACTTCTTGCAGGAGATGCAGTATTTGGTGGTCTTGGAGTAGCACTTATATTTGGAACAATAGCAGCGGTTGTAGCATCTTTAATTGTTGTGCCTGTACTTCTATTTAAAGCAGATTTACAAAAACATTTTAACTTAGCTTAA
- a CDS encoding efflux RND transporter permease subunit, which yields MQKMKTYVPTDSAGKLAKGFLRNPLTIVLGVFLLSIGYLSLMIMPREENPQMVVSGSTVIVALPGASAAEIQKVIVKPLERKLKEVKGVEHIYGTAMDNVGVVNAAFFIGEEKEDSNLKVYDKIMQNSDIFPKGAMNPIIKPLDIDVDIPVVSVAFYSNDKDMSKTELYEKVKNIQHHVNGLENVAVTELKGGNKTQFNIEVDLHKLSGYNLSMGQIVQAVQSLSYSVPSVKNRTQDNKILMMGVKNAIDDAKDIGNIIVAQYMGSPIYLNQIAKVEKSYDIQNFKSVQISVRDESGKFKDLQDQVTLTVSKLQGTNAVVIADAVKTELATYKEYLHENGINYVITRNDGERANEAVNELVFHLLLSIVIIAILLVLVLGWRESLIVTFTVPAILAITLFVAYLTGQTINRITLFAFLLSLGLLVDAAIIVIENIHRHYHDKASAHCSADDLMVRATDEIGPPTNIATLAIIMTMVPMAFVGQMMGQFMKPIPANVPVALIASLFVAYIFTPYLALRMLKRPDFDKKGGH from the coding sequence ATGCAAAAGATGAAAACTTATGTACCAACTGACTCAGCTGGTAAGTTAGCCAAAGGATTTTTACGAAACCCTCTAACAATTGTACTTGGTGTTTTTCTACTATCTATTGGCTACTTATCACTTATGATTATGCCAAGAGAAGAAAATCCTCAAATGGTTGTTAGTGGGTCTACTGTTATAGTGGCACTCCCAGGTGCAAGTGCAGCTGAGATTCAAAAAGTAATAGTTAAACCATTAGAGAGAAAACTAAAAGAAGTAAAGGGTGTTGAACATATTTATGGAACTGCTATGGATAATGTTGGTGTCGTAAATGCAGCCTTTTTTATAGGTGAAGAAAAAGAAGATTCTAACCTTAAAGTCTATGATAAAATCATGCAAAACTCAGACATATTTCCAAAAGGAGCTATGAATCCAATCATAAAACCTCTTGATATCGATGTTGATATTCCTGTTGTATCTGTAGCATTTTACTCAAATGACAAAGATATGAGCAAAACAGAACTTTACGAAAAAGTAAAAAATATACAGCATCATGTTAATGGTCTTGAAAATGTTGCTGTAACTGAGTTAAAAGGTGGAAACAAAACACAGTTTAATATAGAAGTTGATCTTCATAAACTCTCAGGTTATAACCTCTCAATGGGGCAAATTGTTCAAGCTGTTCAATCTCTATCTTACAGTGTTCCATCAGTTAAAAACCGCACACAAGACAATAAAATTCTTATGATGGGTGTTAAAAATGCGATTGATGATGCAAAAGATATAGGAAATATTATAGTAGCTCAATATATGGGTTCTCCAATCTATCTAAATCAAATAGCAAAAGTTGAAAAATCTTACGATATTCAAAACTTCAAATCAGTTCAAATCAGTGTAAGAGATGAAAGCGGCAAGTTTAAAGATCTTCAAGATCAAGTTACTCTCACAGTTTCAAAACTTCAAGGTACAAATGCCGTTGTAATTGCAGATGCTGTAAAAACAGAACTTGCTACATATAAAGAGTATTTGCATGAAAATGGCATAAACTATGTTATCACTAGAAATGATGGAGAAAGAGCAAATGAAGCTGTTAATGAACTTGTTTTTCACCTTTTGTTATCTATAGTAATTATCGCTATATTACTTGTGCTTGTGCTTGGTTGGAGAGAATCTCTAATAGTTACTTTTACTGTCCCTGCTATTTTAGCAATTACACTTTTTGTAGCTTACTTAACAGGTCAAACTATCAACAGAATTACGCTGTTTGCATTTTTACTCTCACTTGGTCTTCTTGTAGATGCTGCTATTATTGTTATAGAAAATATTCACAGACACTACCATGATAAAGCATCTGCTCACTGTAGTGCAGATGACCTGATGGTTCGTGCAACTGATGAGATAGGTCCTCCGACAAACATTGCAACTCTTGCTATTATTATGACTATGGTTCCTATGGCATTTGTTGGGCAGATGATGGGTCAGTTTATGAAACCAATCCCTGCAAATGTTCCTGTTGCTCTTATAGCTTCATTATTTGTTGCATATATTTTTACACCATATTTAGCTCTTAGGATGCTAAAAAGACCAGATTTTGATAAAAAAGGAGGTCATTAA
- a CDS encoding efflux RND transporter periplasmic adaptor subunit, whose amino-acid sequence MKKLLILIALGASLIAETLTLSGSVISDNQKMITSRFMGFVTEVNVSEGERVVKDQILYSIDSREIDSAARQSELSLQMYQNQYSNVKLNLDRYKRLLEKDMVSKYEVENLELAALNLQDMISIAKARLQEVQNQYRYLNVKAPNSGVVVAKNIKVGEMAMPGMPAIILSDLSSLKISAEIAENDLNRIKHGTEVMVNIPSLNIKSKGKVTAIIPSSNPMTHTFKIKVSFTSNNKSVYPGMYATVEIN is encoded by the coding sequence ATGAAAAAACTTTTAATATTAATAGCACTTGGAGCATCTCTTATAGCTGAGACTCTTACTCTCTCAGGAAGTGTTATTTCAGACAACCAAAAGATGATTACAAGCCGTTTTATGGGCTTTGTTACTGAAGTGAATGTAAGTGAAGGAGAGAGAGTTGTAAAAGATCAGATTCTTTATTCTATCGACTCAAGAGAGATTGATTCGGCTGCTAGACAATCAGAACTTAGCCTTCAGATGTATCAAAACCAATACTCAAATGTAAAACTAAACCTTGATAGATACAAAAGACTTTTAGAAAAAGATATGGTTTCAAAATATGAAGTAGAAAATCTTGAACTAGCTGCTCTTAATCTTCAAGATATGATATCTATAGCAAAAGCAAGACTTCAAGAAGTTCAAAATCAATACAGATATTTAAACGTTAAAGCACCAAATAGTGGTGTTGTAGTTGCAAAAAACATAAAAGTAGGCGAGATGGCAATGCCAGGGATGCCAGCTATAATACTTTCAGATTTAAGTAGTCTTAAAATATCTGCAGAAATTGCTGAAAATGATTTAAATAGAATCAAACATGGAACAGAAGTTATGGTAAATATACCATCTCTTAACATCAAAAGTAAGGGAAAAGTTACAGCCATCATACCAAGTTCAAATCCTATGACTCATACTTTTAAAATCAAAGTTTCTTTTACAAGTAACAACAAATCAGTTTATCCTGGTATGTATGCAACTGTAGAAATAAACTAA
- a CDS encoding TolC family protein translates to MIKIVGALLIALVLNASENTSNALTLDEAIEILKSENLEIKTASLDVDSAKAEVQTASGNHWGKLDFIQDYANSNDAGNVFGFKLTSREAEFSDFGFSEFFDSMNSGAMNTPAGQQVLLKTQPHDLNYPDARNFFQSKLKYEVPLFTGFQISSYVDIMESMTKMKKLEKSQVINEKIYQIRKSFYDMALLRNSTKNLNTILTNIETLEDMTKEMIDVGYAKKVDLLEVQAKKGNVQRLILQMESNQKLLYHYISFLLNQKVQNISTPASGVSMPMCSNEDVLSNNIDIQKASTGLEVRKSMVDVSKSSFYPMVGAFAEASTADDTFFGDADDHKAYTVGARLTWNIFNGGIDDANVEKSRIEQIKTKTQVELAKKGIVLQVAKIRTEIKTYDAEIASLEKELTLADEIYKNYEGRYREKLASMSDVIIKQSEQIQKILELQMAQNKRNERIFALEKLANGENK, encoded by the coding sequence ATGATAAAAATAGTTGGTGCGCTTCTTATAGCGCTTGTTCTAAACGCTTCTGAGAACACTTCAAATGCTTTAACACTTGATGAAGCAATTGAAATTTTAAAATCAGAAAACTTAGAGATAAAAACAGCATCTTTAGATGTAGATTCGGCAAAGGCGGAAGTGCAAACCGCTAGTGGCAATCATTGGGGTAAGCTTGATTTTATTCAAGACTATGCAAACTCAAATGATGCAGGAAATGTGTTTGGTTTTAAGCTGACTTCGAGAGAAGCAGAATTTAGTGATTTTGGATTTAGTGAATTTTTTGATTCTATGAACTCTGGTGCAATGAATACACCAGCAGGTCAACAAGTTTTATTAAAAACACAACCACACGATTTAAATTACCCAGATGCAAGAAACTTTTTTCAAAGCAAACTAAAGTATGAAGTTCCTCTTTTTACAGGTTTTCAAATATCAAGTTATGTTGATATTATGGAATCTATGACAAAGATGAAAAAACTTGAAAAAAGCCAAGTTATAAATGAAAAAATATATCAAATCAGAAAAAGCTTTTACGATATGGCTCTACTTCGTAACTCTACAAAAAATTTAAATACCATTCTTACAAATATAGAAACTTTAGAAGATATGACAAAAGAGATGATAGACGTTGGATATGCAAAAAAAGTAGACCTGCTTGAAGTTCAAGCAAAAAAAGGAAATGTTCAAAGACTTATCCTTCAAATGGAATCAAACCAAAAACTTTTATATCACTACATCAGTTTTTTACTAAATCAAAAAGTGCAAAACATATCTACTCCTGCATCTGGAGTTAGTATGCCGATGTGTAGCAATGAAGATGTTTTAAGTAATAACATAGATATTCAAAAAGCATCTACAGGATTAGAAGTACGTAAAAGTATGGTTGATGTATCTAAATCTTCTTTTTATCCTATGGTTGGAGCATTTGCGGAAGCTTCAACTGCAGATGATACTTTCTTTGGAGATGCAGACGACCATAAAGCTTATACAGTAGGTGCAAGACTTACTTGGAATATCTTTAATGGTGGGATTGACGATGCAAATGTTGAAAAATCTCGCATAGAACAAATCAAAACTAAAACTCAAGTAGAGTTAGCAAAAAAAGGAATTGTTCTTCAAGTAGCTAAAATCAGAACCGAGATAAAAACTTACGATGCGGAGATAGCATCTTTAGAAAAAGAGTTGACTTTAGCAGATGAAATCTACAAAAATTACGAAGGTAGATATAGAGAAAAACTAGCATCTATGAGTGATGTTATCATCAAACAATCAGAGCAAATTCAAAAAATACTAGAACTGCAAATGGCACAAAACAAAAGAAACGAGCGTATATTTGCGCTTGAAAAATTAGCAAATGGAGAAAATAAATAA
- a CDS encoding HD domain-containing phosphohydrolase gives MKVIQKQIKTVDYYKFTNLESLKIGNNIAYDIFIKKDNNYIIIIEAGTFLTEQLYAKLQKQTSLYIFKKDKDKTQLTCKTLKYYIKYNKNNFSKRVSFIYSVNTQLFNNYLENPYNKIDLECVNLIVESILYLVKYDSDFLKNTIPYFKDEHNLSNHSLHVAMYAMNLGNDLSLDTENLLHLATAGLLHDLGLKKVDDLLIYKKEKLNINELEEIHKHVNFSVEILKQNNFHTTDILDAVLGHHELYNGKGYPNNLEEGEIGQFASILAICDVFDALTSNRPHRKQYTSFEAIKMMFKDDNMINNFNHHYLSLLLKAI, from the coding sequence ATGAAAGTAATACAAAAACAAATTAAAACTGTTGATTATTATAAATTTACAAATTTAGAATCACTCAAAATCGGCAACAACATAGCTTATGATATTTTCATAAAAAAAGACAATAACTATATTATTATCATAGAAGCAGGAACTTTTTTAACAGAGCAATTATATGCAAAACTACAAAAACAGACTAGTTTATATATATTTAAAAAAGACAAAGACAAAACACAACTTACTTGCAAGACTCTAAAATATTATATTAAATATAATAAAAATAATTTTAGCAAAAGAGTAAGTTTCATCTATAGTGTAAACACTCAACTCTTCAATAATTATCTTGAAAATCCATACAATAAAATTGATTTGGAATGTGTAAATTTGATAGTAGAGTCTATTTTGTATCTAGTTAAGTATGATTCAGATTTTTTAAAAAACACTATCCCGTACTTTAAAGATGAACATAATCTATCAAATCATTCACTACATGTAGCTATGTACGCTATGAATCTTGGGAATGATTTATCTTTGGATACTGAAAATTTATTGCATCTTGCAACAGCAGGTTTATTACATGACCTTGGCTTAAAAAAAGTAGATGATTTACTTATATATAAAAAAGAAAAACTTAACATAAATGAGCTTGAAGAGATTCACAAACATGTAAATTTTAGTGTTGAGATATTAAAACAAAACAACTTTCACACAACTGACATACTGGATGCAGTTTTAGGGCATCATGAACTCTATAATGGAAAAGGATATCCAAATAATTTAGAAGAGGGAGAAATCGGTCAATTTGCTTCTATATTGGCTATTTGTGATGTTTTTGATGCCCTTACTAGCAACAGACCTCACAGAAAACAATACACATCTTTTGAAGCTATAAAGATGATGTTTAAAGATGACAATATGATAAATAATTTTAATCACCACTACCTTAGTTTGTTACTAAAGGCCATATAA
- a CDS encoding type III pantothenate kinase — protein sequence MENLLMLLCDIGNTSYHFLDANQDYKKETKNFNPSTIKDNVFYICVNPKIKEILKSLDNWIDISKKLDISKYYATMGVDRMMASEAIEDGIIIDAGSAVTVDIIKNSLFQGGFIYPGLKAMNQTYKDISSALNYEFNFDINLTQLPKNSRDGISYGYLKTLYAEVTSHNMNIILTGGDAKKFAKIFPDAKIDEGLIFKGMKKLISEL from the coding sequence TTGGAAAATTTACTAATGCTTTTATGTGACATAGGCAACACCTCTTATCACTTCTTAGATGCAAACCAAGATTATAAAAAAGAGACAAAAAATTTTAATCCTTCAACAATTAAAGATAATGTTTTTTATATCTGTGTAAATCCAAAAATAAAAGAGATTTTAAAAAGTTTAGATAACTGGATAGATATCTCAAAAAAATTAGATATAAGCAAGTATTATGCAACTATGGGTGTTGATAGAATGATGGCATCTGAAGCGATTGAAGATGGAATTATTATAGATGCTGGAAGTGCCGTTACTGTGGATATTATAAAAAATTCTTTATTTCAAGGTGGCTTTATCTATCCTGGTTTAAAAGCTATGAATCAAACTTATAAAGATATTTCATCTGCACTAAATTATGAGTTTAACTTTGATATAAATCTAACACAATTACCAAAAAACTCAAGAGATGGCATAAGTTATGGATATCTTAAAACACTTTATGCCGAAGTGACTTCTCATAATATGAACATAATCTTAACAGGTGGAGATGCTAAAAAATTTGCAAAAATATTTCCAGATGCCAAGATAGACGAAGGTTTGATTTTTAAGGGAATGAAAAAACTCATCTCAGAGTTATAA
- a CDS encoding c-type cytochrome: MIKTIFLLSLLLIFTACDEKPKNKNLDAKKLLETRCASCHDTNMPPVISEDELAPPMMAVSFHVHNFVEPKDESQRTAKAIEFVTDYIFYPSFEKSFCDKDSLKKYGLMPSQKENLTTDEAQAIASYMFTHFTQKNLTKIQEEKAAYNALSDGEKIALKNRCLGCHSVDKKRVGPAFIDIAKKYKNNKNDMIKSIKDGSKEKWQDSKGAVMPAFNKMQDKDLETLSEWILKTL; encoded by the coding sequence ATGATAAAAACTATTTTTTTACTCTCTTTATTACTTATTTTTACAGCTTGTGATGAAAAACCAAAAAATAAAAACTTAGATGCAAAGAAACTTTTAGAAACAAGATGTGCATCTTGTCATGATACAAATATGCCGCCAGTTATTTCTGAGGATGAATTAGCTCCACCTATGATGGCAGTCTCTTTTCATGTGCATAACTTTGTAGAACCTAAGGATGAAAGCCAAAGAACTGCCAAAGCCATAGAGTTTGTTACGGACTATATTTTTTATCCATCATTTGAAAAATCATTTTGCGATAAAGATAGTCTAAAAAAATATGGTCTAATGCCTTCTCAAAAAGAAAATTTAACAACAGATGAGGCTCAAGCCATTGCTTCATATATGTTTACTCATTTTACTCAAAAAAATCTAACTAAAATTCAAGAAGAAAAAGCAGCTTATAATGCACTCTCTGATGGTGAAAAAATAGCGCTTAAAAATAGATGTTTGGGATGTCATAGTGTTGATAAAAAAAGAGTTGGTCCAGCATTTATAGATATTGCAAAAAAATATAAAAACAATAAAAATGATATGATAAAAAGTATCAAAGATGGAAGTAAAGAAAAATGGCAAGATTCAAAAGGTGCAGTTATGCCAGCATTTAACAAGATGCAAGACAAAGATTTAGAAACACTTAGTGAGTGGATATTAAAAACTTTATAA
- the metE gene encoding 5-methyltetrahydropteroyltriglutamate--homocysteine S-methyltransferase: protein MQKNYIVGFPRIGEQRELKRVLESFWAKNCSFDEVQKVASELKKRHWDYQRDAKIDFISSNDFSLYDNILDTAFMLGAIPKRFCDLSGEELYFAMARGTKSSVAMEMTKWFNTNYHYIVPELSFDDKYKLDASKIIDEYNEAKNLGIKTKINLIGPITFLGLSKRVDAKDTYELFNKILPIYKELLQEISKLDENITLQIDEPIFAKDNDVKVLSLIKPTYDALANVSKNINIVVTTYFEHSNEATKILVNTPIWGIGLDFLYGEANFESLNLIEKSSKKLIAGVVDGRNIWKNNILKTDAILQKISKEISKENIIISTSCSLLHSPFTLEYEEKLDAKIKNWLSFAKEKLNEVSLISKLFFNSKEGLNKQELILLDANIKANENRKTSSIIHDEAVSKRVSNIKKLQRDGSYEKRIKLQKELLGYKDLAITTIGSFPQTTQLREARAKFKKGTLSKDAYESVMKAYIDDCVAFQEECGIEILVHGEPERNDMVEYFGEQFKGYGFSQNGWVQSYGSRCVKPPFIYGDISRPKPMTVDWATYAQSKTKKVMKGMLTGPVTILNWSFVRDDKPRDEVSKQIAVALSDEIDDLQKAGIKIIQVDEAAFKEGYPLREKKIEIYEKWAVRDFKIAVSSAKEETQIHTHMCYSEFNDIIQTIENMDADVISIETARSGNELLKIFKEYGYKQEVGPGVYDIHSPRIPSVEEIVKQIKLLLEVLPKEQLWINPDCGLKTRKYEEVKPSLVNMVKAVEQVRAELKI from the coding sequence ATGCAAAAAAATTACATAGTAGGCTTCCCAAGAATTGGTGAACAAAGAGAACTAAAAAGAGTTTTAGAGAGTTTTTGGGCAAAAAATTGCTCATTTGATGAAGTGCAAAAAGTTGCATCTGAGTTAAAGAAAAGACACTGGGACTATCAAAGAGATGCCAAGATTGACTTTATAAGCTCAAATGATTTTTCTCTTTATGACAATATTTTAGATACGGCTTTTATGTTAGGAGCTATTCCAAAGAGATTTTGTGACTTAAGTGGCGAAGAACTTTACTTTGCAATGGCAAGAGGAACTAAGTCAAGTGTGGCTATGGAGATGACAAAGTGGTTTAACACAAACTACCACTACATAGTCCCTGAACTCTCTTTTGATGATAAGTATAAGCTTGATGCTTCAAAGATTATAGATGAATATAATGAGGCAAAAAATCTCGGTATAAAGACAAAAATAAACCTCATAGGACCTATCACATTTTTAGGTTTATCAAAGAGAGTAGATGCAAAAGATACTTACGAACTTTTTAACAAGATTCTTCCAATTTATAAAGAACTTTTGCAAGAGATTTCAAAGCTTGATGAGAACATTACATTACAGATTGATGAGCCTATTTTTGCAAAAGACAACGATGTAAAAGTGTTGAGTCTTATAAAACCAACTTATGACGCCCTTGCTAATGTTAGTAAAAACATAAACATAGTAGTTACAACTTATTTTGAGCACTCAAATGAGGCAACTAAGATTCTTGTAAATACACCTATTTGGGGAATTGGTCTTGACTTTTTATATGGAGAAGCTAACTTCGAGTCACTAAACCTTATAGAAAAAAGTTCAAAAAAACTTATAGCTGGAGTTGTTGATGGTAGAAATATCTGGAAAAACAACATTTTAAAGACAGATGCTATACTTCAAAAGATATCAAAAGAGATATCAAAAGAAAACATCATCATAAGTACTTCTTGTAGCCTCCTGCACTCTCCATTTACGCTAGAGTATGAAGAAAAACTAGATGCTAAAATAAAAAACTGGCTAAGCTTTGCAAAAGAAAAACTTAATGAAGTCTCACTTATATCAAAACTGTTTTTTAACTCAAAAGAGGGTTTGAACAAGCAAGAGTTAATTCTTTTAGATGCAAACATAAAAGCAAATGAAAATAGAAAAACTTCAAGTATCATCCACGATGAAGCAGTTAGTAAAAGAGTATCAAACATAAAAAAACTTCAAAGAGATGGAAGTTATGAAAAAAGAATAAAACTCCAAAAAGAGCTTTTAGGCTATAAAGATTTAGCCATAACAACTATTGGCTCATTTCCTCAAACTACTCAGTTAAGGGAAGCAAGAGCGAAGTTTAAAAAAGGAACTCTCTCAAAAGATGCTTATGAGAGCGTTATGAAAGCCTATATAGACGATTGTGTAGCTTTTCAAGAAGAGTGTGGCATCGAGATTTTAGTTCATGGTGAACCTGAGAGAAATGACATGGTTGAGTACTTTGGCGAGCAGTTCAAAGGATACGGTTTTTCACAAAACGGTTGGGTTCAAAGTTACGGTAGTAGATGTGTAAAACCGCCATTTATTTACGGAGATATAAGCAGACCTAAGCCTATGACAGTTGATTGGGCAACTTATGCACAGAGTAAAACAAAGAAAGTAATGAAAGGAATGTTAACTGGTCCAGTAACGATTCTAAACTGGTCATTTGTAAGAGATGATAAGCCAAGAGATGAAGTCTCAAAGCAGATTGCAGTAGCTCTTAGCGATGAGATAGATGACTTACAAAAGGCAGGTATAAAAATCATTCAAGTTGATGAAGCGGCTTTTAAAGAGGGTTATCCACTAAGAGAAAAAAAGATAGAGATTTACGAAAAATGGGCTGTAAGAGACTTCAAGATAGCTGTTAGTTCAGCTAAAGAAGAGACTCAAATCCATACACACATGTGCTATAGTGAATTTAACGATATCATCCAAACTATTGAAAACATGGATGCAGATGTTATCTCCATAGAGACAGCAAGAAGTGGAAATGAACTTCTAAAGATTTTTAAAGAGTATGGTTATAAGCAAGAAGTTGGTCCTGGTGTTTATGACATTCATAGCCCAAGAATACCAAGCGTAGAAGAGATTGTAAAACAGATAAAACTACTTCTTGAAGTTCTACCTAAAGAGCAACTATGGATAAATCCTGATTGTGGACTAAAAACAAGAAAATATGAAGAGGTAAAACCTAGTCTTGTAAACATGGTAAAGGCTGTAGAGCAAGTTAGAGCTGAGTTAAAGATTTAA
- a CDS encoding large repetitive protein, with translation MKITINSKPCHCNCFFNIKTKLAILFNVFIPRCKYYTPCFAFRRTGVHPPL, from the coding sequence GTGAAGATAACAATAAATTCTAAACCTTGTCATTGTAACTGTTTTTTCAACATAAAAACAAAACTTGCAATTTTGTTTAATGTTTTTATCCCTAGATGCAAATACTACACACCATGTTTCGCATTTCGTAGAACTGGCGTACATCCTCCTCTTTAA
- the hisG gene encoding ATP phosphoribosyltransferase codes for MLTVALPKGRIAKETLEIFETIFGDTFKFDDRKLILDTPNFRFLLVRNQDVATYVYHQAADIGVVGLDTLEEQGLDVIRLLDLKRGVCKVSIGMKKGEKLDLNKPDLKVASKMVNITKRYFEDRAVSVDIIKLYGSIELAPIIGLADMIVDVVETGATMKQNGLEVVEDIMTSSTYLIANKNSYIAKKDSVLDIYEKINKIIKAEQNV; via the coding sequence ATGCTAACAGTTGCACTACCAAAAGGTCGTATCGCTAAAGAAACTTTAGAAATATTTGAAACTATATTTGGCGATACTTTTAAGTTTGATGATAGAAAACTCATCTTAGATACACCTAACTTTCGTTTTTTACTTGTAAGAAATCAAGATGTAGCTACATATGTTTATCATCAAGCTGCTGATATTGGTGTGGTTGGACTTGATACTTTAGAAGAGCAGGGGCTTGATGTGATTCGTCTTCTTGACCTTAAGAGAGGTGTTTGTAAGGTTTCTATAGGTATGAAAAAAGGTGAAAAACTTGACCTAAACAAACCTGACTTAAAAGTAGCATCTAAGATGGTTAATATCACAAAACGCTACTTTGAAGATCGTGCAGTATCTGTGGATATCATTAAACTTTATGGTTCTATAGAACTTGCTCCAATTATTGGACTTGCGGATATGATAGTTGATGTAGTTGAAACTGGTGCTACAATGAAGCAAAATGGTTTAGAAGTAGTTGAGGATATTATGACTTCATCGACTTATCTTATAGCAAATAAAAACAGTTATATTGCTAAAAAAGATTCTGTTTTAGATATCTATGAAAAAATAAACAAAATCATTAAAGCAGAGCAGAACGTTTAA